The following proteins are encoded in a genomic region of Abyssisolibacter fermentans:
- a CDS encoding MFS transporter, with the protein MNKSNLKKWFTLFVLILGGGTIYKLASIKDAFYIPMQEQFGLSHTQIGVAMGLYGTIGTFGYFISMYLSDRFSKKILLPVGLIGVGCVGLYLSTFPNYNGLLVTFALLAVFDTVIYWPVLLKAVRLLGNKDEQGRMFGFLEAGRGVIDTIVAFSALGLFALLGKGAAGLRGAIYLYSIAPIVIGIISYFLLEDDKIPGIEEGNKKVNKDKIVLSGVIKALKMPEIWIVSMNIFSVYAVYIGLTYFIPFLKDIYGLPVTLVGAYGIINQYGLKMIGGPVGGFLADKKFKSASKFLRVAFAVAAIAMTVILFLPHKSMNIYSGMTVTLGFGAIIFAMRAVFFAPVEEVQVPREISGAAMSIASFIGYAPYMFMYTVYGSILDKNPGMSGYNKVFMTMIGFSVLGIIISSLLVRTVNKNNNKSSAMINKKNKSIN; encoded by the coding sequence ATGAATAAAAGTAATTTAAAAAAATGGTTTACTCTTTTTGTGTTGATCCTTGGAGGGGGAACAATATATAAGCTTGCTAGTATTAAAGATGCTTTTTATATTCCGATGCAAGAACAATTTGGATTAAGTCACACACAAATAGGTGTCGCAATGGGATTATATGGTACAATAGGTACTTTTGGTTATTTCATATCAATGTATCTATCCGATCGGTTTTCAAAGAAAATATTGCTTCCTGTTGGTTTAATAGGAGTTGGATGTGTAGGTTTGTATTTATCAACATTTCCAAATTATAATGGCCTTTTAGTAACATTTGCATTGTTAGCTGTTTTTGATACTGTAATCTATTGGCCTGTTTTACTAAAAGCTGTTAGATTATTAGGGAATAAAGATGAACAAGGCAGAATGTTTGGTTTTCTAGAAGCAGGTAGAGGGGTAATAGATACAATAGTTGCCTTTAGTGCTCTAGGATTATTTGCATTATTAGGTAAAGGTGCAGCTGGATTAAGAGGGGCGATATATCTTTACTCAATTGCTCCAATTGTAATTGGTATTATTTCTTATTTCTTATTAGAAGATGATAAAATTCCAGGAATTGAAGAAGGTAATAAAAAAGTTAATAAAGACAAAATAGTTTTAAGTGGTGTTATAAAAGCACTTAAAATGCCTGAAATTTGGATAGTTTCTATGAATATATTTTCAGTATATGCTGTATATATAGGATTAACATATTTCATACCGTTTCTTAAAGACATTTATGGATTGCCTGTAACTTTGGTAGGTGCGTATGGAATTATAAATCAATATGGACTTAAAATGATAGGTGGACCTGTAGGTGGTTTTCTAGCAGATAAGAAATTTAAATCTGCATCCAAATTTTTAAGAGTTGCTTTTGCAGTAGCAGCAATTGCTATGACAGTAATTCTTTTCTTACCACATAAATCAATGAATATTTATTCTGGAATGACTGTTACTTTAGGATTTGGAGCTATAATTTTTGCCATGAGAGCAGTGTTCTTTGCTCCTGTTGAGGAAGTACAAGTTCCAAGAGAAATAAGTGGTGCAGCTATGTCAATAGCATCATTTATTGGTTATGCTCCTTATATGTTTATGTACACAGTATATGGAAGCATTTTAGATAAAAATCCTGGGATGTCAGGATATAATAAGGTATTTATGACAATGATAGGTTTTTCAGTATTAGGTATTATTATTAGTTCTTTACTTGTTAGAACAGTAAATAAGAATAATAATAAATCAAGTGCTATGATAAATAAAAAAAATAAGAGTATAAATTAG
- a CDS encoding alanine/glycine:cation symporter family protein translates to MLVLESFFKNLSMFIWGNWFIVIFLGIGLYFTILTKVIQIRKLPFALYETLIKPYKKENKLKGEGTITPFQAMCTGLAGCVGNGNIVGVTTAIIGGGPGAIFWMWIAGILGMATKYAEIIIGIIYREKDDNGNFVGGPIYYISKGLKLPWLASVFSVLLVIQCTGGNLIQSNAVAGIVENMFGISPIVTGISLVIVIGLVIVGGIKRLGRFAEIFVPIMACFYIVGGLVVIAFNIDKMPSVIKLIFTSAFSLKAGISGTVGYTIREAMKFGVARGLYSNEAGEGAAPVVHATAITDHPARQALFGITEVLMDTVILCSITSFVLLSSGVLDLNESPAALVSLAFGQVHPILRYLVGISMIFFAYSTIPTQWYFGDIGLAYIIGTKKAAIYKYIFLSFTIIGSISSLRLVWSVMDCILGVLIIPNLIAIMYLSPKVYKYTKEFYDPANCYIEH, encoded by the coding sequence ATGCTAGTACTAGAAAGCTTTTTCAAAAACTTATCAATGTTTATTTGGGGTAATTGGTTTATAGTTATATTTTTAGGAATAGGACTTTATTTTACGATATTAACAAAAGTTATTCAGATTAGAAAACTGCCATTTGCTCTTTATGAAACTCTCATAAAACCTTACAAAAAGGAGAATAAGTTAAAGGGAGAAGGAACTATTACTCCATTTCAAGCTATGTGTACTGGTTTAGCAGGTTGCGTAGGGAATGGGAATATTGTAGGTGTTACTACAGCTATAATTGGTGGCGGTCCAGGTGCAATATTTTGGATGTGGATTGCTGGGATTCTGGGTATGGCTACTAAATATGCTGAGATTATTATTGGTATTATATATAGAGAAAAAGATGATAATGGGAATTTTGTAGGAGGACCTATATATTATATATCAAAGGGATTGAAGCTTCCATGGCTTGCTAGTGTTTTTAGTGTACTACTAGTAATTCAGTGTACTGGTGGAAATTTAATTCAGTCTAACGCTGTTGCTGGTATTGTTGAAAACATGTTTGGTATTTCACCTATTGTTACTGGTATTAGCCTTGTAATTGTAATTGGTCTTGTAATTGTTGGTGGAATCAAGAGACTTGGTAGGTTTGCTGAGATTTTTGTACCTATTATGGCATGTTTTTATATTGTAGGAGGTTTAGTAGTTATAGCTTTTAATATAGATAAAATGCCAAGTGTTATAAAACTTATTTTCACAAGTGCATTTTCTTTAAAGGCAGGTATTTCTGGTACTGTTGGTTATACAATACGAGAAGCCATGAAATTTGGAGTAGCTCGTGGGCTATATTCTAATGAAGCTGGAGAGGGAGCGGCACCTGTTGTTCATGCAACAGCAATTACAGACCACCCTGCGAGACAAGCTTTATTTGGGATAACTGAGGTCTTAATGGATACTGTAATACTTTGTAGTATTACTTCATTTGTTTTGCTTTCTTCAGGGGTTCTTGATTTGAACGAATCCCCTGCTGCGTTAGTTAGTCTTGCTTTTGGACAAGTGCATCCGATATTAAGATATCTTGTAGGGATAAGTATGATATTTTTTGCATATTCTACTATACCAACACAATGGTATTTTGGTGATATAGGTTTAGCCTATATTATTGGTACAAAAAAGGCTGCAATATACAAGTATATTTTTTTAAGCTTCACTATTATTGGGTCAATCAGTAGTTTGAGATTAGTTTGGAGTGTTATGGATTGTATATTAGGTGTATTAATTATACCTAATTTAATAGCAATTATGTATCTTAGTCCAAAAGTTTATAAGTATACAAAGGAATTTTATGATCCTGCTAATTGCTATATTGAACATTAG
- a CDS encoding DeoR/GlpR family DNA-binding transcription regulator, whose product MLAQERYEKILNIIEEDGSVKVSMLTKLFNVSIETIRRDLDYLEKEGYLKKVYGGAVLEKVSMKQLARQTREKENIEEKKEIADIAVRFISEGQSIAMNASTTNLEIAKVLKLKCKKLTVITNSLLIASELADMDKYTIILTGGIFRKEEFSLVGGLAKNNISEFNVDTAFISVSGVSLYAGITDYDIDELQIQKQMINISQQVIVLADSSKIDTRSLLKVEDLNKINMIITDSTLKKNILQKYNQNGIEIINK is encoded by the coding sequence TTGCTAGCACAAGAGAGATATGAGAAAATTCTAAATATTATTGAAGAAGATGGATCTGTCAAAGTTTCAATGCTTACAAAATTATTCAATGTATCCATAGAGACTATTCGAAGAGATTTAGATTATTTAGAGAAGGAAGGATATCTAAAAAAAGTCTATGGAGGAGCTGTTCTTGAAAAAGTTAGCATGAAACAACTTGCAAGACAGACACGAGAAAAAGAGAATATAGAAGAGAAGAAGGAAATTGCTGATATTGCAGTACGCTTTATTAGCGAAGGCCAATCTATTGCTATGAATGCAAGCACAACGAATTTAGAAATAGCAAAAGTATTAAAGTTAAAATGTAAAAAATTAACTGTAATAACCAATTCATTATTGATTGCCAGCGAATTAGCGGATATGGATAAATATACTATAATTCTCACAGGCGGTATTTTTAGGAAAGAAGAATTTTCCTTAGTTGGTGGTTTAGCAAAAAATAATATTAGTGAATTTAATGTAGATACAGCATTTATTAGTGTAAGTGGAGTGTCTCTTTATGCTGGTATAACAGATTATGATATAGATGAACTTCAAATACAAAAACAAATGATAAATATTTCTCAGCAAGTTATAGTATTAGCAGATAGTAGTAAGATTGATACTAGATCTTTGTTAAAAGTTGAAGATTTGAATAAGATTAATATGATTATAACTGACTCTACTCTTAAGAAGAATATTTTGCAAAAATATAATCAAAATGGAATAGAGATTATCAATAAATAG
- the sdaAB gene encoding L-serine ammonia-lyase, iron-sulfur-dependent subunit beta has product MKNYSAFDIIGPKMVGPSSSHTAGANRLGRVARKIVKEDIRRVKFLLHGSFSKTYKGHGTDRALLAGIMGMIESDEELKKSFEIAKKQGIKYEFVETNLGDVHPNTVKFIIEKSNEEQVEIMGTSIGGGNIIITEINGMRLEFTGKYPTVITRHKDYPGVIAKVAKIFSDYHMNIAFMSVYRQDKGQDAFMVIELDNELKDDLTRNIKSEAEEVRDVYIIESI; this is encoded by the coding sequence ATGAAAAATTATAGTGCTTTTGATATTATAGGACCTAAAATGGTAGGACCATCAAGTTCACATACTGCTGGAGCTAATAGGCTAGGTAGAGTTGCAAGAAAGATTGTCAAGGAGGATATAAGGAGAGTAAAGTTCTTGTTACACGGTTCATTTAGCAAAACTTATAAAGGACATGGTACTGATAGAGCTCTATTAGCAGGTATAATGGGTATGATAGAGAGTGATGAAGAACTAAAAAAATCTTTTGAAATTGCAAAAAAACAGGGTATTAAATATGAGTTTGTTGAAACTAATCTAGGAGATGTTCATCCAAATACGGTTAAATTTATTATAGAAAAGTCAAATGAAGAACAAGTAGAAATTATGGGTACTTCAATAGGTGGAGGAAATATTATAATAACTGAAATTAATGGCATGAGATTAGAATTTACAGGGAAGTATCCTACAGTTATAACAAGACATAAAGATTATCCTGGTGTTATAGCAAAAGTTGCTAAAATCTTTTCTGATTATCATATGAATATAGCTTTTATGAGTGTATATAGACAAGATAAGGGACAGGATGCTTTTATGGTTATTGAATTAGACAATGAACTTAAAGATGATTTAACAAGAAATATAAAAAGTGAAGCAGAAGAAGTTCGGGATGTATATATTATTGAATCTATATAA
- the pdxS gene encoding pyridoxal 5'-phosphate synthase lyase subunit PdxS — MMDNRYKLNKNLAQMLKGGVIMDVTTPEEAKIAEEAGACAVMALERVPADIRKDGGVARASDPQMIKGIQNAVSIPVMAKVRIGHFVEAQILEALKVDYIDESEVLTPADPMLHIDKKDFKVPFVCGAKNLGEALRRIGEGASMIRTKGEPGTGDVIEAVKHMRMMNSEIRRIQGLSKEELMNAAKELQAPIHLVEYVHEHGKLPVVNFAAGGVATPADAAMMMQLGCDGVFVGSGIFKSGDPRKRAAAIVKAVTHYNDPKILAEISENLGEAMVGINVYSIDKEERMANRGY; from the coding sequence ATGATGGATAATAGATATAAATTGAATAAAAATCTTGCTCAAATGTTAAAGGGTGGAGTGATTATGGATGTAACCACACCTGAAGAAGCAAAAATTGCTGAAGAAGCGGGTGCTTGTGCTGTTATGGCTCTTGAAAGAGTTCCAGCTGATATAAGAAAAGATGGTGGAGTTGCAAGAGCTTCAGATCCTCAAATGATTAAAGGTATTCAAAATGCTGTTTCTATTCCAGTTATGGCGAAAGTAAGAATCGGGCATTTCGTTGAAGCTCAAATTTTAGAAGCACTTAAAGTTGATTATATTGATGAAAGTGAAGTATTAACACCTGCTGACCCAATGCTGCATATTGACAAAAAAGATTTTAAAGTCCCTTTTGTTTGTGGAGCCAAAAATCTAGGTGAAGCTTTAAGAAGAATTGGAGAAGGTGCTTCAATGATCAGAACAAAAGGTGAGCCTGGAACAGGTGATGTTATCGAAGCTGTTAAACATATGAGAATGATGAATTCTGAAATTAGAAGAATTCAAGGTTTATCAAAGGAAGAATTAATGAATGCTGCAAAAGAATTACAAGCACCTATTCATTTGGTTGAATATGTACATGAGCATGGAAAGCTTCCTGTTGTAAACTTTGCTGCTGGTGGAGTTGCTACCCCTGCGGATGCTGCGATGATGATGCAGCTTGGTTGCGATGGAGTATTCGTTGGTTCTGGAATCTTCAAATCTGGAGATCCAAGAAAAAGAGCTGCTGCTATAGTTAAAGCTGTTACGCATTATAATGATCCAAAGATATTAGCAGAGATATCAGAAAACCTTGGAGAAGCAATGGTAGGGATAAATGTATACTCAATAGATAAAGAAGAAAGAATGGCTAACAGAGGATACTAA
- a CDS encoding GNAT family N-acetyltransferase, translated as MKDIRLKNGEVLHIRKAEVSDAEAMLKYLNTIAGESDFLTFGVGEFNMPVEREKEIIQSCRDSDNRIFIIGEIDGRIVANLNFAAGGRPRTKHVGEFGISVLKEYWGMSIGKNILSCLIDWAKNNGIRKINLRTREDNHRAIKLYQDLGFEQEGILKRDFLTNGEFYSSVCMGLIID; from the coding sequence TTGAAGGATATAAGGCTTAAGAATGGTGAGGTACTACATATCAGAAAAGCTGAAGTTTCAGATGCTGAAGCAATGCTTAAATATCTCAATACAATTGCAGGAGAATCGGATTTTTTAACATTTGGTGTTGGTGAATTCAATATGCCTGTTGAAAGAGAAAAAGAAATAATTCAAAGTTGTAGAGATAGCGATAATAGAATATTTATAATCGGAGAAATTGATGGCAGAATAGTTGCTAATTTGAATTTTGCAGCAGGAGGCAGACCAAGAACTAAGCATGTTGGTGAATTTGGTATTAGTGTTTTAAAAGAATACTGGGGGATGTCTATAGGTAAGAATATATTAAGCTGTTTGATCGATTGGGCTAAAAACAATGGAATAAGAAAGATAAATTTAAGAACTAGAGAAGACAATCATAGAGCAATAAAATTGTATCAAGATTTAGGGTTTGAACAAGAAGGAATATTGAAAAGAGATTTTCTTACAAATGGTGAATTTTATAGTTCAGTATGTATGGGATTAATAATAGACTAG
- a CDS encoding VanW family protein: MKENLKPIKRSRLRIFLGKNYYTYKRYFEWKFDSKKYAKTKSNELLKYKYYNHQTPLYRKLKDVDMWLQENKIINLKIAVKCLNKIVIFPGETFSYWQLIGKPTKGKGYVDGMFLNHGKYITGIGGGLCQLSNLIYYMTLHTPLKVVERYRHSYDVFPDSNRTQPFGSGATCVYNYRDLQIYNDTQVPFQLYLEVTDEFLKGQWVSTHEPIYKYEVYEKEHKITHEVWGGYVRHNAIYRKVFDFNGNVIDDEFITENHALMMYEPLLTDASLD; the protein is encoded by the coding sequence TTGAAAGAAAATCTTAAGCCTATTAAAAGAAGCAGGTTAAGAATTTTTTTAGGTAAAAATTATTATACATATAAAAGATATTTTGAATGGAAATTTGATAGTAAAAAATACGCTAAGACTAAATCTAATGAATTGTTAAAATACAAGTATTATAATCATCAAACTCCACTATATAGAAAGCTCAAAGATGTTGACATGTGGTTACAAGAAAACAAAATTATAAATTTAAAGATAGCGGTAAAGTGCTTAAATAAAATAGTAATATTTCCTGGGGAAACGTTCTCTTATTGGCAGCTTATAGGTAAACCAACTAAAGGAAAAGGGTACGTTGATGGTATGTTCTTAAATCATGGTAAATATATAACTGGCATAGGAGGAGGTTTATGTCAATTATCTAATTTAATTTATTATATGACTTTACATACTCCGTTGAAAGTTGTTGAAAGGTATAGACATAGTTATGATGTTTTTCCAGATAGTAATAGAACTCAACCATTTGGTTCAGGTGCTACATGTGTTTACAATTATCGAGATTTACAAATATACAATGATACTCAAGTTCCGTTTCAATTGTATTTAGAAGTAACTGATGAATTTCTTAAAGGTCAATGGGTAAGCACACACGAACCAATCTACAAATATGAGGTTTATGAAAAAGAACATAAAATAACTCATGAAGTATGGGGTGGATATGTAAGACATAATGCTATATATAGAAAAGTTTTTGATTTTAATGGAAATGTTATAGATGATGAATTCATTACAGAAAATCATGCATTAATGATGTACGAGCCTTTGTTAACAGATGCTTCTTTAGACTGA
- a CDS encoding MmgE/PrpD family protein, translating to MCENLKNKELEATRLISEYASNVKYEDIPAQVIEFTKLLILDSVGNSIGGQLLEPGKKINEYYSEMGGRPEATVLSTGEMLPLNNAVYINSYLSNVLDYDDAYKAVGHPGCTIIPPAIAVAEHREKSGKELLTAIITGYETSIRIAQGISPSAERILKVWGTTQHQIFGTVIAASSLLNLDVDQMRNAIGIAGYHAVQPFGNKVGMNPADRPVSWMKNNYGWAAMGGVMAAILTEKGFIGNKAFLDGETGLWIMAASDQCDFELMVSGLGEEYKTMTTEFKPYACCRWAHSAVEAGEILIKNNEIDLRQIQKVDVEAYTMAATYLPEKKPINAFEAQFSLPYLLSITLHGKSPALGLKEEDITSEDILTLSQKVNITVNEELNNLFFTKGQMPSSVKITMKDGTTFEEVIYEPKGSESNPITNDELVTKFFNITIPIVGEEKAKKLYNSIMSMENVTNIKEMIKNIYH from the coding sequence TTGTGTGAGAATTTAAAAAATAAAGAATTGGAAGCTACAAGATTAATCAGTGAATATGCTTCAAATGTAAAATATGAGGATATTCCTGCACAGGTTATTGAGTTTACAAAACTATTAATTCTTGATTCAGTAGGGAATTCTATTGGTGGTCAACTGCTTGAACCAGGTAAAAAAATAAATGAATATTACTCTGAAATGGGCGGAAGACCTGAAGCGACTGTTCTATCAACTGGTGAAATGTTACCATTAAATAATGCGGTTTATATTAATTCTTATTTATCCAATGTACTGGATTATGATGATGCATATAAAGCAGTAGGACATCCAGGTTGTACCATTATTCCTCCTGCCATTGCTGTTGCTGAACACCGTGAAAAGAGTGGTAAAGAATTATTAACTGCTATTATAACTGGGTATGAAACCAGTATTAGAATTGCACAAGGAATTTCACCATCAGCTGAAAGAATACTAAAGGTTTGGGGTACAACGCAGCATCAAATCTTTGGGACTGTTATTGCGGCAAGTTCTTTACTCAATCTAGATGTTGATCAGATGAGAAATGCCATTGGAATCGCTGGTTATCATGCTGTTCAACCATTTGGTAATAAAGTTGGTATGAATCCAGCAGATAGACCTGTATCATGGATGAAGAACAATTACGGATGGGCAGCTATGGGAGGTGTAATGGCTGCAATACTTACAGAGAAAGGCTTCATTGGGAATAAAGCTTTCTTAGATGGAGAAACAGGTTTATGGATTATGGCTGCTTCTGACCAATGTGATTTTGAATTAATGGTAAGTGGTCTTGGTGAAGAGTATAAGACAATGACAACTGAATTTAAGCCATATGCATGTTGCAGGTGGGCTCATTCAGCTGTAGAAGCAGGTGAAATCTTAATTAAAAATAATGAAATTGATTTAAGACAGATTCAAAAAGTAGATGTGGAAGCATATACGATGGCTGCTACTTACTTACCCGAGAAGAAACCAATAAATGCTTTTGAAGCTCAATTTAGTTTACCATATCTTTTAAGTATTACATTACATGGTAAATCACCAGCATTAGGGCTTAAAGAAGAAGATATTACAAGTGAAGATATTTTAACTCTTTCTCAAAAGGTAAACATAACGGTTAACGAAGAGCTCAATAATCTATTCTTTACTAAGGGACAGATGCCTTCTAGTGTAAAAATCACTATGAAAGATGGTACTACTTTTGAAGAGGTAATTTATGAACCTAAAGGTTCAGAATCAAATCCGATTACCAATGATGAATTAGTAACAAAATTCTTCAACATTACAATACCAATAGTTGGAGAAGAAAAGGCTAAAAAGCTATATAATTCAATTATGTCTATGGAAAATGTTACGAATATCAAAGAAATGATTAAAAATATTTATCATTAA
- a CDS encoding aromatic acid exporter family protein — protein sequence MKFVGYRTLKTGLGASVAIIVAKQLGVGYAVSAGIITILSIQNTKKHSVKIALQRIGACILALLISSILFKIFGYTEIIFGIFLLIFIPSAVKFNLREGIVVNSVLVTHLLSQKSVDIFWLRNELILMLIGVGVALLLNIHMPSIEGDIKQDQIYIEEKMKEILICMAVALKKDQVSLQQDGLFNSLETRLYKARKRAYINLNNYFLLDDSYYVQYMEMRIKQYETMKRMKEHFQHFSITYEQTIMIAEFTEKVADSLYEDNTAMQLIYDLQLLREEFRKMSLPSSREEFENRAMLFQFLNDMEQFLKVKYDFKKHLITKDSY from the coding sequence ATGAAATTTGTTGGTTATAGAACATTAAAAACAGGGCTTGGTGCTTCAGTTGCAATCATTGTTGCAAAACAGTTAGGAGTAGGATATGCTGTATCTGCAGGCATTATTACTATTTTAAGTATTCAAAATACTAAAAAGCATTCTGTTAAAATAGCACTTCAGCGAATAGGTGCTTGTATTTTAGCTTTACTTATTTCTTCTATTCTTTTTAAAATCTTTGGATATACTGAGATAATCTTTGGTATCTTTTTATTGATTTTTATCCCCTCAGCAGTAAAATTTAATTTAAGAGAAGGAATCGTTGTAAACTCTGTGCTTGTAACACATCTACTATCCCAAAAATCTGTTGATATATTTTGGCTTAGAAATGAACTAATACTTATGTTAATTGGTGTGGGTGTGGCTTTGTTGTTAAATATCCACATGCCGAGTATAGAAGGAGATATTAAACAAGATCAAATTTACATTGAAGAAAAGATGAAGGAGATTTTAATTTGTATGGCGGTGGCATTGAAGAAAGATCAAGTTTCATTGCAACAAGATGGTTTGTTTAATAGCCTTGAAACTAGGTTGTATAAGGCGCGAAAGCGTGCTTATATTAATTTAAATAATTATTTTCTTCTAGATGATAGTTATTACGTACAGTATATGGAGATGAGAATAAAGCAGTATGAAACTATGAAGCGAATGAAAGAACATTTTCAACATTTTTCAATAACTTATGAGCAGACTATTATGATAGCTGAGTTTACAGAAAAGGTTGCTGATTCATTATATGAAGATAATACAGCCATGCAATTAATTTATGATTTACAGCTATTAAGAGAGGAATTTAGAAAAATGTCTCTTCCTTCATCACGAGAAGAATTTGAAAATAGAGCAATGCTTTTTCAGTTTTTAAATGATATGGAGCAGTTTTTAAAAGTTAAGTATGATTTCAAAAAACACTTAATAACAAAAGATAGCTACTAG
- a CDS encoding alkaline phosphatase family protein translates to MIKQDNKTNVLYISIDACRPDFIMESDKLGLKLPNLHKYFVRNGTYASKGVKGVFPTFTYPSHFSMITGTNPATHGVYNNTYFDPEGKLNGAWYWYANEKEIPTLWDVAHEHGYLTANVGWSTSIGAKIDYDIPQVWLTSTPFDSKFINGFSRPQGIVYEMENEIGHYSGYKWDITGDADRAKAALWMLEKKIRPQISQKPFFMTVYFASYDDIAHNNGSISDISKTALEEIDKHVGELVKKAHEITNDNIVVCVVSDHGMMDNIASIRPNTEFNKAGLIKTDENGKLKEWDVFMQRSGGVGQIKLKDPNNKEIRCKVESIINKLKENPSSGVLEVLTRDECIRKEKGFADADYVIVSKGGYELREDILGDYLTDELSNIAQHGYSKTFQEMRAIFLIEGLNIKKNNDIGETELINYAPILAKIMGFDLSNAEGKNIL, encoded by the coding sequence ATGATAAAGCAAGACAATAAAACAAACGTATTGTATATATCAATAGATGCTTGTAGACCTGATTTTATTATGGAATCTGATAAACTTGGACTCAAATTACCAAATCTTCATAAATATTTTGTGAGAAATGGTACTTATGCTTCTAAGGGTGTAAAAGGAGTATTTCCTACATTTACATATCCTAGCCATTTTTCTATGATTACAGGGACAAATCCAGCAACACATGGTGTTTATAATAATACATATTTTGATCCAGAAGGAAAGCTTAATGGTGCATGGTATTGGTATGCAAATGAAAAAGAAATTCCAACTTTATGGGATGTTGCTCATGAACATGGATATCTTACAGCAAATGTTGGTTGGTCTACATCAATAGGTGCTAAAATTGATTATGACATTCCTCAAGTTTGGTTAACTTCTACACCATTTGATTCTAAATTTATTAATGGTTTTAGCAGACCACAGGGAATTGTTTATGAAATGGAAAATGAAATTGGTCATTATTCTGGATATAAATGGGATATAACTGGGGATGCAGATAGAGCTAAAGCTGCATTATGGATGTTAGAAAAAAAGATAAGACCGCAAATTTCTCAAAAGCCTTTCTTTATGACAGTATATTTTGCATCTTATGATGATATAGCACACAATAATGGTAGTATATCTGATATATCAAAAACCGCTTTGGAAGAAATAGACAAACACGTTGGAGAATTAGTGAAAAAAGCTCATGAAATTACAAATGATAATATAGTTGTATGTGTTGTTTCAGACCATGGTATGATGGATAATATTGCAAGCATTAGACCAAATACAGAATTTAACAAAGCAGGATTAATCAAAACTGATGAAAATGGAAAATTAAAAGAGTGGGATGTGTTTATGCAACGTTCAGGTGGTGTAGGTCAAATAAAGTTAAAAGATCCTAACAATAAAGAAATAAGATGCAAAGTTGAATCTATAATTAATAAGCTTAAGGAAAATCCATCTAGTGGTGTGTTAGAAGTTTTAACGAGAGATGAGTGTATCAGAAAAGAAAAAGGATTTGCTGATGCAGACTATGTTATTGTTTCAAAAGGTGGATACGAATTAAGAGAAGACATTCTTGGAGATTATTTAACTGATGAATTAAGTAATATTGCACAGCATGGTTATTCAAAAACTTTCCAAGAAATGAGAGCTATATTTTTGATAGAAGGTTTAAATATAAAGAAGAATAATGATATTGGTGAAACAGAATTAATTAATTATGCACCAATACTAGCAAAAATTATGGGTTTTGATCTTTCAAATGCTGAAGGTAAAAATATACTGTAA
- the pdxT gene encoding pyridoxal 5'-phosphate synthase glutaminase subunit PdxT, with translation MKNIGVLALQGAFKEHIDIIKSLGHNGIEIRKAKQIDHLDGIILPGGESTAIEKLLKDFGIKEILKDKIENGLPVWGTCAGMILLAKKLYGDEEAHLQVMDIKVRRNAYGTQLDSFVTKEVIEGVSKKEIPMVFIRAPYVVDLDEKVEILHKVNGNIVAVRQKNMIATSFHPELTDDTTFHEYFINMIK, from the coding sequence ATGAAAAATATTGGTGTTTTAGCACTTCAGGGTGCATTTAAGGAACATATAGATATAATTAAATCGTTAGGCCATAACGGAATTGAGATAAGAAAAGCTAAACAAATTGATCATCTGGATGGAATTATTTTACCTGGTGGTGAAAGTACAGCAATAGAAAAATTACTAAAGGACTTTGGAATAAAGGAAATCTTGAAAGATAAAATTGAAAATGGTTTACCTGTATGGGGAACCTGTGCTGGAATGATTCTTCTTGCTAAAAAACTATATGGTGATGAAGAGGCTCACCTGCAAGTTATGGATATAAAAGTAAGACGAAATGCATATGGTACTCAACTAGATAGTTTTGTCACAAAAGAAGTAATTGAAGGAGTATCCAAAAAGGAAATTCCTATGGTGTTTATTAGAGCTCCATACGTTGTTGACTTGGATGAAAAGGTGGAAATACTTCATAAGGTAAATGGCAACATTGTAGCTGTACGCCAGAAGAATATGATTGCTACTTCTTTTCATCCAGAGCTAACAGATGATACTACTTTTCACGAATACTTTATAAATATGATAAAGTAA